The DNA region TTTATGGGAAGTACCATGAAAGCCATACTTACGGATTCCATATTCTTTGTAATACTCATAAGGAAGACTGTAAAGATATGAACTCTCAGGCATTGTTTGATGGAATGCAGTATCAAAAACAGCGACAGCTGGTACGTTTGGAAGTACGCCTTGGAAAGCTTTAATCCCCGTAATATTTGCAGGATTATGCAGTGGAGCTAATTCTGAAAGTTTTTCAATTTTATTAAGTACTTCTTCCGTAATAACAATGGAGTCATTAAATTCTTCACCGCCGTGAACAACACGATGTCCAATACCATCTATTTCATCTAGGGATTTAATAATACCCAGTGTTGTTAGCTTATCTAAAAGCATTTTTACGGCTACTTCATGATCAGGAATATTTATTGTTTCCGTATTCTTTTCACCGTTAACAGAAATAGTGAAAATAGAGTCATCAATCCCGATTCTTTCAATGATGCCTTTAGTGATAACATCTTCATTTGGCATTTCAAATAATTGAAACTTTAAAGAAGAACTTCCTGCATTTATTGCAATGATTTTTGACATTTTTCTACCGCTCCTTTATATAACAACATCGGTTCAAATTTTTCTTTGCGTACCTGTTTATTTTGCGCAAACAGATATCGAATATTGCTCTCAATTCTTCATTTAATCACTGTATTTATTACAATACAAGGAGTAATTTGGATGGAAGCGGTTTCAGCTTTAATGTAAATCAATTCTAATTGTTCTCATTATTCTTAATTAAAAAAAGATAAAACCGATATATAATAAATCGGTTTTATCTTTTGTTTTCTTGAAACCATTTCTCTATCCGAGTTAATATTCTATCCATCTCAACTGCATTCGAGAGACTTGGCAAATCTACAAGCATGGCTTGTTTTGGTGCTTGGACACCTTCTCCTTGCCTTTGCAGTATTAATATACTTTTTGCTGCCGCTTTGTTTTTAAACATTGCTGTTGGCAATTGAAGCAGGCCTTGAACAATGACGTTTTCTCTAAAAAATTCTTTGAGCTTTGGTGCTTGATCACTTTCAAAAAGCCCATTTGGCACAACAAAGAATAAATATCCTCCAGGAACGGTATGCCGAACACTTTGCTCGATAAATAAATGGTGTGAATAGGAATATCCTTCATCCGCTTTTAATTTATAATCCGCAGCACGCACATCATTTGGATAAAAGCCTATTGGCAAGTCCGCAATCACAGCATTAACCGGATCAATAAACAAAGGCTCTAAACTATCCTGATTAAACAACTGAATCGGATGTTCCTGTAAGTTTGCATTTACATATGCTAATTTTATTAACAAATCATCAATTTCTACACCGATTGAATCAACCTTATTAGACAATTGATTTAAGACTGTCGTTAATAAATTCCCTGTTCCTACTGCAGGGTCAAGCAGGCGAAAGCTGGGTTTATTGATAAATTTCTGTACTAAGTAGCCTATTAACATCCCAACCGTATCGGGTGTCATTTGATGATTTGGCTGTACATTTTCCTTCATCCCTTTTAGAATTACCAACTGGTATGCCTTGCGAAATTCTTCCTTAGAAAACTTGCCAAACTCAATCACAGAATACTGTTTTTTCAGCCTTTTTTCGGTTAATTCACTTACCTCTTCTTGCAGGATCGATCCATGAAATAAATTCTCTCCCGTTTCGGCTAGTGCTTCAAGATATGTACAAGATAGTTCTTCCTGTAAAATAACTGCTGTTTCATTAAATAAGGTAAAAAGCTGCTCAACTGGTGATAGGTTCATTAATTTCCCTCCAATCAACATAGAAAAGGGCCTCATCCTTGACGAGGCCCTTCATATCGTCATTAAAAATTAGTTAGCATTTCTTGCAGCTTCGAGGGCTGCTTCGTAGTTCGGATGATTTGTTGCCTCACTTACATATTCTACATAAGTAACTGTATCAGTAGAATCAACAACAAATACCGCACGTGTTAATAATCTTAGTTCCTGAATAGCCACACCAAATGCCTCTCCAAAAGATAAGTCACGGTGATCTGATAGCGTTTGAACGTTCTCAATACCGTTTGCCCCACACCAGCGCTTTTGTGCAAATGGTAAATCTACACTAACAGTTAGGATTTTAACATCGCCTAAGCCATTCGCTTCTTCGTTAAAACGACGAGTTTCTGCATCACACACGCCTGTATCTAAAGAAGGAACTGCACTGATTAAACGAACTTGACCTTTTGTATTGTCCAAAGTAACTGGTGATAAATCATTTGCCAATACGCTGAAATTTGGTGCCTTGTCTCCAACCTTCACATCATTGCCCATTAATGTAACTGGATTCCCCTTAAAAGTAACGTTTGCCATTTTTACTCCTCCTTTGTCGTACTAAACTAGAGCGATTTTGCATACTGCATTCGCTGCAACTATGTACAGCCTAAATATATCTTTTCGGAACCGCTTTTGCAATTATTTAATACTAGGGCTCTTTTCTCAAACTTTGTTGCTAAATAAAATCGGAATTGTAGAAATCAAAGCTATTTTCATTATATATAGCTAATTTCTTTAGAGAAGACTATGTTAAAGGGTATTGTTGATACTATTAATGTTAGGAAGATAAATAGACGGAGAAAATCCGCCAATTTGGTAAAAAGCATTAAAAATAGCCTAAATAGAAGGAGAAATTCCGCCTATTTATATAAAAAACATAAAAATGCGAGATTTTGCATAGCATAACCGGAAAATCTCCGCTTATATTCCACGAAACGAGCTCCATTTTTCAAATAACCGGAAAATCTCCGTTTATTTTACTTTCGCTGGTTATTTAAGCGCAAATCAACAGACAAGTTTAACAGAGCTTTAGAGAAAAGAGCTGCCAACTATAATCGAAGTGCCAAATAGCTATTTGAACGTAAAAACTGGATTTTGGGTTTTTACAACAATTTTTACCAAAACGGCAATACTAGCCTAAATGCGTTAAAAAAGTTAACCTCCCTTAAAATTGGAAGTTAACTTTTTATCTTAGATATCAAAATCTGGCGCTTCATGTTTTTGCTGATTGTTTGGCTTTGATTCTTGTTGCTTCTGCTTAGAATCGTCTTTCTTTGAAAGCATTTGTTGAATTTTGTCAACAGCTTGAGGAGCTAGCTCCAGCAATTTTTCATATAAATGTGTGCTTTCATCAAGATGTAACATTTTCACTCCTTGTGAGTTAACAATTAAAAAGGCAATTGGAGTAATCGATACTCCACCACCGCTACCACCGCCAAATGGAAGCTTAGGTTGACTTTGCCCTTGACCTTGGCTTTGTCCCTGCGAGCTATCAACCTTAAACTCACTTCCTCCAGCAGCAAATCCAAATCCCACCTTTGAAACTGTTAATATGACGCTTCCGTCTGGAGTTTCAACTGGATCACCTATGATTGTATTTACGTCAATCATTTCCTTTAAACTTTCCATTGCTGTTGTCATCAAACCTTGGATTGGGTGGTCAGACATGTCTATTTCCTCCTCTTTTACACGGATTTTGTTTGTTCCTTAGTATTACTAGAATTCTTCAAATTTAAATTTGGGCGTCCGCCCTTCCAGAATTTTATAAGTTTTAATCCTGCTAAAATAGCATGCCCGATTCGAAACTGAAAAATACATGTCAAATGGGTTTGAAGGATAGCAAATTGAAAATGGGGTGTTACCGATAAATTAGGCATTTCTTTCAATCTTAAATAGTGACTTAATATGCCGACAATACTGCCTTTCAGTGTCCAAACTGCACCGGAAATCATTCCAGTAAGTGCGGCATCACCAACTCCAATCAGAGAATGCCATTCAAACTGTTTTACTGTCACTTTTCTCATAAACTTTCGTACAATAACATTCATACCTACAATATGTTGGATAATCTCTTTTGCATCTTTTAAATAGCTAATCACATCTTCAGGAACTATTTTCTTTGCCTTCGTTTCAGATTGATTCTCTGGCGCCTCTCCCATTTGCGTATTTCCTTTTATCACCAGAGAAGGGGAATTATCATCAATTTTTATTAGCGGTATTTTTAGTTTATATTTAATTATTCCCCAAACTCTAAATTCAATTTTCAAATCATCATTGTCATTATGGTGATAGTAATTAATGAAAATGGTTAGCTTCGTAAAAATAATAATCAGTAATAAGAATAAAAAAATAAAAAGGGCAATATATAGCCAACTCAAGTTCATCCACAACCTTTCAGCCTACTAGTATCACCCTTACAAAAAAAAATAAACCTGACAACTAAAAAGTTGTTAGGTTTATTTTGGCAGAGTCAAGCCACTAGGGCTTACCGCTCGACATGTATAACGGTTGTCTCGGTAAAGAGGTCATGAAGACCTTGTTTTTTTGGTAGAAAGGCAACAATGATATACCCCACTACTACCGTTGCTGATATAAAACGGCCAATCCATTCACGAAAAAGAATGGTCCCCCATGAGAGAGTTTCCCCTTTTAAATCAATAACTTTTAATCCAAAGACCATTTTACCTAGTGTCTGATTGAAATATTTTGTCATTAGAACAAAATATAAATAAAAGACGACAGCAGAAGCAATTGAAACCGGTGCAAACATGTTAAATTCCGCTAATGGTACATCAATTAGCCGGAATAGCGGTTTAACCAATAACCTTTCAATACTGCCAACCACAATTAAGTCAAGAAGGTATGCCCAGAATCGCATCCAAAAACCGGCGAATCTCAAGGTTTGGCTCCTTCCCTTATCTATTGGCTGATTTTCGGGTGAGGGTAGTACTGTTTCTTTCGTTCCAGTATCGGACGGGAGGTCTTCTCTTAATTGATCGGCAGAATTCTGATTATCATTCCATTCCATTAGTCACCCACACTCCTATTCCGCATACAAATACATGAGCCTTGGGGAATTTGGCCTGGATAGTAGTTCCGTTAATCCAGCCCTTTCACCGTTATCACCCAATAAACTTTGAACTTTCATACTAAATAAGGAACCAAATCCGACTGAATCTGTGTAACGAATTACCTTTGCACCTTGCAGTTTCTCATCCTTTTTCATTACCTCTATGACGTCCTCCAAATACCCAAATCCATCAATAAGTTTTAGATCCATTGCTTGCCGTCCATCATAAATCCTACCATCTGCCAGCTTTTTAACCTGTTCAGTTGTCATTTTCCGCCCTTCAGAAATCACCTTTACAAACTCCTCATACGAATTATCAATCATTGTTTGAAGAATTTGCCGTTCATCTTCTGTCATTTCCCTTGACGGACTCATGATGTCTTTATATTTACCGCTTTTAATCGTGACAAAATCAACTCCATACTTTTCAGCTAAACCTGCATAATTGATTCCTTCCATGATAACGCCAAGAGAGCCGGTAAGTGTTTCTGGACTTGCATATATTTTTTTAGCCGGCGCGGAAATATAATAGCCCCCGGAGGCTGCCGTTGCACCCATCGATATGTATACAGGTTTTTTCGTTTCTTTTTGAATTTCAGTTAATTTATCATGAATTTCAGCACTTTCAACTACTCCTCCACCTGGAGAATTGACTCTGATGATTACACCTTTAACGGTATCATCTTCTTTAAGATAATTTAATTGCTTCATAAACCCTTGATGATTGTAACCAGAGGTCTGAAAAAATGACACTGATTCACCTGTATCCTGAATCACCCCGTTAACATCGAGGACGACAATTTTCTTCATTTCACTTCCCTCTTTTACAACTTCCTCTGTAAATGGCATTTCTACCGAGGCCAAAAAGTCACTAATATCTGTTTCTACCCCTTTAAAGGCAAAAGCTGACAAAGAGTTTATTACAACAGAAACAAAAAATAATACCGTAGCAATTCCTAAAGCTGCCCAACGTTTTCCATTCATTCTTATATACCCTCCCTTATTTTTAACACCTTAAATCATTTGATAATTTCAAATTAATTTAAAGAAATGATAAACTAATTATGCCCAGTACTATTCTAACAAACTTTATATTGGTAATGGGTAATTATTAACAGACTACACATTCAATAGGAGGATCAAAAATGGGACATAGACGTAATATATACTTTTACCATAGGCTAGATTCAGAAAAACAACTAAAACTAGCTCACCTTGATGAATCTGCAAAAAAATATGGTCTAACGATTGTAAAAGACCATCGAGAAGCAAATATTATCGCAAGCATTGGTGATGATGGTACTTTTCTCCAAGCAGTTCGGAAAACTGGTTTCCGGGAAGATTGCCTTTACGCAGGCATCACAACTAAGGATATATTAAGTATGTACTGTGATTTCAAACTTGATGATTCCACAAAAATGGTCGAAGCAGTTGCCAATGAACAGTTAGAAGTTCGACGTTATCCAGTGATTGAAGTAAATGTCGATGGACAAGGGACGTTTCCATGTCTTAATGAGTTTAGTATTCGCTCCTCTATTATTAAAACCTTTGTTGTTGATATTTTTGTTGATGAATTACATTTTGAAACCTTCCGTGGTGATGGATTGATTGTTTCTACCCCTACCGGAAGTACAGCCTACAATAAGTCAGTACATGGGGCTGTTGTTGATCCATTGCTTTCCTGTATGCAAGTTAGTGAAGTGGCCTCGCTTAATAATAACAAATACCGGACATTAGGCGCCCCATTTATTCTCGGTGGAGACCGTACACTTACACTTAAAGTTGATGATGATAATGATTACCCATCAATGGGATTGGACAATGAAGCCCTCAGCATTCGACTTGTTGATAAAATCCAAATTAAACTTAGTAATAAAAAAATTAAAACGCTGAAACTGAAAGACAATTCCTTTTGGGAAAAAGTTAAGCGAACCTTTTTATAATACATAAAGGCTGTCGAGTTGATCGTCAGCCTTTCTCCCTCAGTTAATCCTTTGCATCACTTTTTTGCCTTTTACAGTAAATAACTTTGTTTTAGAAAGAGAATAAAGTGATAATCCTAACCAAATAAATGTAAATGAGAGTAATTGAATTTTTGAAAAATGTTCTTTATAGACAAATACTCCTAATACAAGCATGATTGTTGGAGCGATATATTGCAAAAAACCTAAAAGAGATAATGGGATTTTTTGCGCACCTTTAGCAAAATACAACAGTGGCACAGCCGTAGCGGCACCTGCACCTATTAATAACAAATCTGTCTCTAAACCCGTCGACAAGAAGGAATTGGAGCCTTTAAAAAATAAATAAAACATATATATTGCAGCAGCTGGTGTAACTACTAGAGTCTCTAACGCTAGACCGACAGCAGAATCTACATTAATCATTTTTTTCACCAGGCCATAAATACCAAAGGTAAGTGCAAGGGCAATAGCAATCCAAGGGAATTTACCATGGGAAACCGAGATGATTAAAACACCAATGGCAGCCATAAAGAAAGCAATATATTGGTAGATGTTTAGTTTTTCTTTCAACACAAGCATCCCTAAGAGTATACTGACAAGCGGGTTAATATAAT from Neobacillus sp. FSL H8-0543 includes:
- the tpx gene encoding thiol peroxidase — its product is MANVTFKGNPVTLMGNDVKVGDKAPNFSVLANDLSPVTLDNTKGQVRLISAVPSLDTGVCDAETRRFNEEANGLGDVKILTVSVDLPFAQKRWCGANGIENVQTLSDHRDLSFGEAFGVAIQELRLLTRAVFVVDSTDTVTYVEYVSEATNHPNYEAALEAARNAN
- a CDS encoding class I SAM-dependent methyltransferase, coding for MNLSPVEQLFTLFNETAVILQEELSCTYLEALAETGENLFHGSILQEEVSELTEKRLKKQYSVIEFGKFSKEEFRKAYQLVILKGMKENVQPNHQMTPDTVGMLIGYLVQKFINKPSFRLLDPAVGTGNLLTTVLNQLSNKVDSIGVEIDDLLIKLAYVNANLQEHPIQLFNQDSLEPLFIDPVNAVIADLPIGFYPNDVRAADYKLKADEGYSYSHHLFIEQSVRHTVPGGYLFFVVPNGLFESDQAPKLKEFFRENVIVQGLLQLPTAMFKNKAAAKSILILQRQGEGVQAPKQAMLVDLPSLSNAVEMDRILTRIEKWFQENKR
- a CDS encoding DUF2953 domain-containing protein; the encoded protein is MSWLYIALFIFLFLLLIIIFTKLTIFINYYHHNDNDDLKIEFRVWGIIKYKLKIPLIKIDDNSPSLVIKGNTQMGEAPENQSETKAKKIVPEDVISYLKDAKEIIQHIVGMNVIVRKFMRKVTVKQFEWHSLIGVGDAALTGMISGAVWTLKGSIVGILSHYLRLKEMPNLSVTPHFQFAILQTHLTCIFQFRIGHAILAGLKLIKFWKGGRPNLNLKNSSNTKEQTKSV
- the sppA gene encoding signal peptide peptidase SppA, whose amino-acid sequence is MNGKRWAALGIATVLFFVSVVINSLSAFAFKGVETDISDFLASVEMPFTEEVVKEGSEMKKIVVLDVNGVIQDTGESVSFFQTSGYNHQGFMKQLNYLKEDDTVKGVIIRVNSPGGGVVESAEIHDKLTEIQKETKKPVYISMGATAASGGYYISAPAKKIYASPETLTGSLGVIMEGINYAGLAEKYGVDFVTIKSGKYKDIMSPSREMTEDERQILQTMIDNSYEEFVKVISEGRKMTTEQVKKLADGRIYDGRQAMDLKLIDGFGYLEDVIEVMKKDEKLQGAKVIRYTDSVGFGSLFSMKVQSLLGDNGERAGLTELLSRPNSPRLMYLYAE
- a CDS encoding NAD kinase; this encodes MGHRRNIYFYHRLDSEKQLKLAHLDESAKKYGLTIVKDHREANIIASIGDDGTFLQAVRKTGFREDCLYAGITTKDILSMYCDFKLDDSTKMVEAVANEQLEVRRYPVIEVNVDGQGTFPCLNEFSIRSSIIKTFVVDIFVDELHFETFRGDGLIVSTPTGSTAYNKSVHGAVVDPLLSCMQVSEVASLNNNKYRTLGAPFILGGDRTLTLKVDDDNDYPSMGLDNEALSIRLVDKIQIKLSNKKIKTLKLKDNSFWEKVKRTFL
- a CDS encoding RDD family protein is translated as MEWNDNQNSADQLREDLPSDTGTKETVLPSPENQPIDKGRSQTLRFAGFWMRFWAYLLDLIVVGSIERLLVKPLFRLIDVPLAEFNMFAPVSIASAVVFYLYFVLMTKYFNQTLGKMVFGLKVIDLKGETLSWGTILFREWIGRFISATVVVGYIIVAFLPKKQGLHDLFTETTVIHVER
- the ytfJ gene encoding GerW family sporulation protein, with protein sequence MSDHPIQGLMTTAMESLKEMIDVNTIIGDPVETPDGSVILTVSKVGFGFAAGGSEFKVDSSQGQSQGQGQSQPKLPFGGGSGGGVSITPIAFLIVNSQGVKMLHLDESTHLYEKLLELAPQAVDKIQQMLSKKDDSKQKQQESKPNNQQKHEAPDFDI
- the rarD gene encoding EamA family transporter RarD, which gives rise to MENISKHERIEAKRMKTKSETQLGVIYAGFSYLLWGLLPIYWKLLSGVNADEILANRVFWSFIFMIIVLFLTKKQGLFLYTFKGFAKNKKQMYALIFASLTVTANWFIYIWAVNNGHMIEASLGYYINPLVSILLGMLVLKEKLNIYQYIAFFMAAIGVLIISVSHGKFPWIAIALALTFGIYGLVKKMINVDSAVGLALETLVVTPAAAIYMFYLFFKGSNSFLSTGLETDLLLIGAGAATAVPLLYFAKGAQKIPLSLLGFLQYIAPTIMLVLGVFVYKEHFSKIQLLSFTFIWLGLSLYSLSKTKLFTVKGKKVMQRIN